From Dioscorea cayenensis subsp. rotundata cultivar TDr96_F1 chromosome 13, TDr96_F1_v2_PseudoChromosome.rev07_lg8_w22 25.fasta, whole genome shotgun sequence, the proteins below share one genomic window:
- the LOC120274758 gene encoding NASP-related protein sim3-like encodes MSMAFSASSDQSPAPPDSSLIAQENKDGPATSKEAPAPSEDKSLLADEPSEKTLELAAELFDQGSKAIEDGDFVEAVDCLSRALEIRVAHYGELAPECANAYYKYGYALLFKAQEEADPLGDVPKNTAKNAESTESIISAEESAYLKVSTTDNKKDCASTNNVESGEGSGERDEENNEQSDGEECVDADEDESDLDLSWKMLDVARAIVEKRPEDTIEKVNILAALGEVSMEREDIETSLNDYLKALSILRRLVEVDNRRVIELNFRICLVLEVGSKVQEAIPYCREAIKLCHSRLGRLKEEGMNTDDSLVNVFKAHPESSKSGDQSQGVCHHAEEIKVLSGILSELEKKLEDLQQAVVNPKSIFSEVMKMVASKSTSSSVDFPDRESESLSLNSSQKGVVSGDFDSPTISSAGTNGSVTHLGVVGRGVKRAVVHPIVGESSHKKPSLDLPAEKTDSGNISELVDSSGCSNHESSIN; translated from the exons ATGTCCATGGCCTTTTCCGCTTCTTCTGACCAATCCCCTGCTCCTCCTGACTCATCTCTCATTGCTCAAGAGAACAAGGATGGACCCGCGACTTCCAAGGAAGCCCCAGCACCGTCGGAAGACAAGAGTCTTCTGGCAGATGAACCCTCGGAGAAAACTCTGGAGCTTGCCGCTGAGTTGTTCGATCAGGGATCCAAGGCCATAGAGGATGGGGATTTTGTTGAAGCGGTCGATTGCCTCAGCCGTGCCCTTGAAATCAG AGTTGCACATTATGGAGAGCTTGCTCCAGAATGTGCCAACGCATACTACAAGTATGGATATGCTCTGTTATTTAAGGCGCAGGAGGAAGCTGATCCACTTGGTGATGTGCCTAAGAACACTGCAAAGAATGCTGAGAGTACTGAATCCATTATAAGTGCAGAAGAAAGTGCATATCTGAAGGTTTCTACTACTGATAACAAAAAAGATTGTGCCTCCACAAACAATGTTGAGTCAGGAGAAG GGTCTGGTGAGAGGGATGAGGAAAATAATGAGCAAAGTGATGGCGAGGAGTGTGTGGACgcagatgaagatgaatcggATCTGGATCTATCATGGAAAATGCTAGATGTCGCCAGGGCAATTGTTGAGAAGCGGCCAGAAGATACAATtgaaaaagtaaatattttgGCTGCTCTTGGTGAGGTGTCCATGGAAAGAG AGGATATTGAGACTTCCTTGAATGATTATTTGAAGGCTCTTTCCATTCTGAGACGATTAGTTGAAGTGGACAACCGGCGTGTTATTGAATT AAATTTTAGGATATGCTTGGTCCTGGAAGTGGGTTCAAAGGTTCAGGAGGCTATACCTTATTGCCGGGAAGCTATTAAACTATGCCACTCTCGTTTAGGACGGCTCAAGGAGGAAGGAATGAACACTGACGACTCTCTAGTAAATGTTTTCAAAGCCCATCCTGAGAGCTCTAAAAGTGGCGATCAATCACAAGGTGTTTGCCACCATGCAGAAGAGATAAAGGTGCTAAGTGGCATCTTGAGCGAGCTTGAGAAGAAG CTGGAGGATCTGCAACAAGCTGTGGTTAACCCAAAGTCCATATTCTCTGAAGTTATGAAGATGGTTGCTTCAAAGTCCACATCTAGCTCGGTGGATTTCCCTGACAGAGAATCTGAATCATTATCATTAAACTCTTCACAAAAGGGTGTTGTTAGTGGTGATTTTGATTCCCCTACAATATCTTCAGCTGGTACAAATGGTTCTGTTACACATCTTGGTGTTGTTGGCAGAGGTGTGAAGCGAGCCGTGGTTCACCCGATAGTTGGTGAATCTTCACATAAGAAACCCTCTTTGGACTTGCCTGCAGAGAAGACTGACAGTGGCAACATTTCAGAGTTGGTTGATTCATCTGGCTGCTCAAATCATGAATCATCCATAAATTAG
- the LOC120274892 gene encoding MADS-box transcription factor 23-like: MEAKMDMKQKQKQKQKQKQNQGRQKVPIKRIEKDTARQATFSKRRKGFFKKANELAVLCGVQVTALAFSPAGKLYSFTANTSLDELMHRCIANAGPSDLHYQQQQQQQEQQQQQQEQQQPWDMVGMNMDDHLGQVEMINYDDEFWNNWLNELMTDETLNLPPLPDLLLDPPTGSSSHHL, translated from the coding sequence ATGGAGGCAAAGATGGATATGAAACAGAAGCAGAAGCAGAAGCAGAAGCAGAAGCAAAATCAAGGACGGCAGAAGGTCCCAATAAAAAGAATAGAGAAGGACACAGCCCGGCAGGCCACCTTCTCTAAGCGCCGGAAAGGGTTCTTCAAGAAAGCCAATGAACTCGCCGTGCTGTGCGGTGTTCAAGTGACTGCACTCGCCTTCTCTCCTGCTGGCAAACTCTACAGCTTCACCGCCAACACGTCCCTTGATGAACTCATGCATCGCTGTATAGCAAATGCCGGACCTTCTGATCTTCattatcaacaacaacaacaacaacaagagcagcagcagcaacaacaagaGCAGCAGCAGCCCTGGGACATGGTGGGCATGAATATGGATGATCATCTGGGACAGGTGGAGATGATtaattatgatgatgagttttggAATAATTGGTTAAACGAACTCATGACTGATGAAACTCTCAACCTTCCTCCTCTTCCTGATCTTCTTCTCGATCCTCCAACTGGCTCTTCGTCTCACCATCTTTGA